One genomic region from Chloroflexota bacterium encodes:
- a CDS encoding ABC-2 transporter permease — MSAGRIFAIARRVIRQILRDHRTVGLLLVVPTVLLTLGAILFRAEPAPMSLGIANRDQPVAVPMAARPIAIGEQIAAQLAADSVFRVREVSEGEADALLRDGAVQGVLVFAPDFSAQFVRNRKVALDLRLEGSNPGRSAAIAARVTQAAIRALAGMAAGGSQGAELPVTLNATYLYAGSQFDTLDFVAPVFLGFLALFFVFLLTCVSFLRERAQATMERLLATPASRAEIVLGYMGGLGLFALLQVTVILCFTIWVLKIHYLGSLALLFLVIALLAVVAVSLGILASAFARNEFQVVQFIPLVIFPQVLLGGTIWAVEEMPSYLQPFAYVLPLTYANRALRDVMLKGWSLGDIWPNLLILAAFAVVLTLLGVRTMRRDVA, encoded by the coding sequence ATGAGCGCCGGGCGCATCTTCGCCATCGCCCGCCGCGTCATAAGGCAGATTCTCCGCGACCACCGGACGGTGGGATTGCTCCTCGTGGTGCCCACGGTGCTGCTGACGCTGGGCGCGATCCTGTTCCGGGCCGAGCCTGCGCCCATGTCGCTGGGCATTGCCAATCGGGATCAGCCCGTGGCCGTGCCCATGGCGGCGCGCCCCATCGCCATCGGCGAGCAGATCGCCGCCCAACTCGCCGCCGACAGCGTATTCCGGGTCCGAGAGGTGAGCGAGGGGGAAGCCGACGCCCTTTTGCGCGATGGCGCGGTGCAGGGCGTGCTCGTCTTTGCCCCCGACTTCTCCGCGCAGTTCGTCCGCAACCGAAAGGTGGCGCTGGACTTGCGCCTGGAGGGATCCAACCCCGGACGCAGCGCCGCCATTGCCGCGCGCGTAACGCAGGCCGCCATCCGCGCCCTGGCCGGCATGGCCGCGGGCGGCTCCCAGGGCGCGGAACTGCCCGTAACCCTCAACGCCACCTACCTCTACGCCGGCTCCCAATTTGACACGTTGGACTTCGTCGCGCCGGTGTTCCTGGGGTTCCTGGCGCTGTTCTTCGTGTTCCTGCTCACGTGCGTCTCATTCCTGCGCGAGCGGGCGCAGGCCACCATGGAGCGCCTGCTGGCCACGCCGGCGAGCCGCGCCGAAATCGTCCTGGGCTACATGGGCGGGCTTGGGCTGTTCGCCCTACTGCAGGTAACCGTCATCCTGTGCTTCACCATCTGGGTGCTGAAGATTCACTACCTGGGGAGCCTGGCGCTGCTGTTTCTGGTGATCGCGCTGCTGGCGGTGGTGGCTGTAAGCCTGGGGATTCTGGCGTCGGCATTCGCCCGCAACGAGTTCCAGGTGGTGCAGTTCATCCCGCTGGTCATCTTCCCGCAGGTGTTGCTAGGCGGGACGATCTGGGCCGTGGAGGAGATGCCGTCGTACCTGCAGCCGTTCGCGTATGTACTCCCGCTGACCTATGCCAACCGCGCCCTGCGCGACGTGATGCTGAAGGGCTGGAGCCTTGGCGACATCTGGCCGAACCTGCTGATTCTGGCCGCGTTCGCCGTTGTGCTCACGCTGCTCGGGGTGCGCACAATGCGCCGCGACGTGGCGTAG
- a CDS encoding TetR/AcrR family transcriptional regulator, translating to MDHRATVARGEHTRQAILAAAKDLFIRQGYAATTMRQVARAAGITVAAIYNHFPGKDALFDAVLRQAAPLDEIAQLLTPPEGRTAEAALADLFRGALDLLAVHGDYIALALIDAQERGGATLAALIPRVFPGFMALHDALARADAASLRDVPPFIFSRALICILIGYAFTERILRLRPVLNLPETDWATALADVFMHGVLKGQDSGIADNEVRP from the coding sequence GTGGACCATCGTGCGACCGTCGCCAGGGGCGAACACACCCGGCAGGCCATCCTGGCCGCCGCCAAAGACCTGTTCATCCGCCAGGGCTACGCCGCCACCACCATGCGCCAGGTTGCGCGGGCCGCGGGCATCACCGTGGCCGCCATCTACAACCACTTCCCCGGCAAGGATGCGCTCTTTGACGCCGTGCTCCGTCAGGCGGCCCCGCTGGACGAGATAGCGCAACTCCTGACCCCGCCGGAGGGCCGCACCGCCGAGGCCGCCCTGGCCGACCTGTTCCGTGGCGCGCTGGACCTCCTCGCTGTCCACGGGGACTACATTGCCCTCGCGCTGATTGACGCCCAGGAGCGGGGCGGCGCGACGCTGGCCGCCCTCATCCCGCGGGTGTTCCCGGGGTTCATGGCGCTGCACGATGCGCTGGCCCGCGCCGATGCCGCCAGCCTGCGCGATGTCCCTCCCTTCATATTTAGCCGAGCGCTGATCTGCATCCTCATAGGGTACGCCTTCACCGAGCGCATCCTCCGGCTGCGGCCCGTCCTCAACCTACCCGAAACCGACTGGGCCACAGCGCTGGCCGACGTGTTCATGCACGGCGTGCTGAAAGGCCAGGATTCGGGCATCGCCGACAACGAGGTGCGGCCATGA
- a CDS encoding nitroreductase family protein, with protein MLDLIKARRSIRKYTAEPVSDEQVRAMLEAAMAAPSANNAQPWEFVVVRDAELRRQLAATHSWSYMAADAPVVFVVLGDPRHSDHWVEDTSAATQNLLLAATALGLGGVWVGIYPRREREEHVRKALGIPDDRRVLCLVPVGHPAERKPPRTQYDAAKVHYDRYGGR; from the coding sequence ATGCTTGATCTCATCAAGGCGCGAAGGAGCATCCGCAAGTACACGGCCGAGCCGGTAAGCGACGAGCAAGTGCGGGCGATGCTGGAGGCGGCCATGGCGGCGCCATCGGCCAACAACGCGCAGCCGTGGGAATTCGTCGTGGTGCGCGATGCGGAACTGCGGCGGCAACTGGCGGCCACCCATTCGTGGTCGTACATGGCCGCCGACGCGCCGGTGGTGTTCGTCGTGCTCGGCGACCCGCGACACTCCGACCATTGGGTGGAGGACACGTCCGCCGCGACGCAGAACCTGCTCCTGGCGGCGACGGCCTTGGGCCTGGGCGGGGTGTGGGTGGGCATCTACCCCCGCCGCGAACGCGAGGAGCACGTCCGCAAGGCGCTGGGCATCCCCGATGACCGGCGCGTGCTGTGCCTGGTGCCGGTGGGCCACCCCGCCGAGCGCAAGCCGCCGCGCACGCAGTACGATGCGGCCAAGGTGCACTACGACCGGTACGGGGGCCGGTAA
- a CDS encoding ABC transporter ATP-binding protein: MDVIVETSAIRKHFGSVRAVDGVDMAVRSGEIYGLLGPNGSGKTTLIRLLVGLLRPSGGSARVLGRVVPDKAVLAQVGYMPQANALYEDLTVRENIAFFGEMCGGVSRRRVDELIALVDLGDRADSLVRTLSGGMRQRTSLACALVHKPRLLLLDEPTVGVDPQLRVAFWDYFRQLARDGATLIVSSHVMDEAERCDRLGFMRQGRLLAEGTARDLREKAGADTLEEAFIHFAERGLEGGQP, translated from the coding sequence ATGGATGTCATTGTGGAGACAAGCGCCATTCGCAAGCACTTCGGTTCGGTCCGCGCCGTGGATGGCGTGGACATGGCGGTGCGGTCGGGCGAAATCTACGGTCTCCTCGGGCCGAACGGCTCGGGCAAGACCACCCTCATCCGCCTCCTCGTGGGCCTGCTGCGGCCTTCTGGCGGCAGCGCGCGCGTCCTGGGGCGCGTCGTGCCCGACAAGGCCGTCCTGGCGCAGGTGGGCTACATGCCGCAGGCGAACGCCCTGTACGAGGACCTGACCGTGCGCGAGAACATCGCTTTCTTCGGCGAAATGTGCGGCGGCGTCTCCCGACGCAGGGTGGACGAACTCATCGCCCTGGTGGACTTGGGCGACCGCGCCGACAGCCTCGTCCGCACCCTGTCGGGCGGGATGAGGCAGCGGACTTCACTGGCCTGTGCGCTCGTCCACAAGCCGCGCCTCCTCCTGCTGGACGAGCCGACCGTTGGCGTGGACCCGCAACTGCGCGTGGCCTTCTGGGACTACTTCCGCCAACTGGCCCGAGACGGCGCCACCCTCATCGTTTCCAGCCACGTGATGGATGAAGCCGAGCGGTGCGACCGCCTGGGGTTCATGCGCCAGGGTCGGCTTCTGGCCGAGGGGACGGCCCGCGACCTGCGCGAGAAGGCCGGCGCCGATACCCTGGAGGAGGCCTTCATCCACTTCGCCGAGCGGGGCCTGGAAGGAGGACAACCATGA